A genomic segment from Halorubrum depositum encodes:
- a CDS encoding translation initiation factor IF-2 subunit alpha — protein MKYSGWPEPGELVVGDVDEIADFGVFVDLDEYEEKRGLCHISEVASGWIKNVRDHVREGQTVVAKVLEVDESANQIDLSIKDVNEHQRKDKIQAWKNSQKADNWMLIALGEDVDDDRYTEVANALLVEYDSLYDAFEAAAISGDEALDDVDVDDDAREAIVEAARDNVSVPYVDVTGYVDLESAAPDGVDDVKAALEAAEGDGEVPDGVDLEVGYVGSPEYRIKVRAPDYKTAEDQLEAAAARAREAIEGRGGAGDFHRERREDDE, from the coding sequence ATGAAGTACAGCGGCTGGCCCGAACCCGGCGAGTTGGTGGTCGGCGACGTCGACGAGATCGCCGACTTCGGCGTGTTCGTCGACCTCGACGAGTACGAGGAGAAGCGCGGCCTCTGTCACATCAGCGAGGTCGCCTCCGGCTGGATCAAGAACGTCCGCGACCACGTCCGCGAGGGACAGACGGTCGTCGCGAAGGTGCTGGAGGTCGACGAGTCCGCGAACCAGATCGACCTCTCGATCAAAGACGTCAACGAGCACCAGCGGAAGGACAAGATACAGGCCTGGAAGAACTCGCAGAAGGCCGACAACTGGATGCTCATCGCGCTGGGCGAGGACGTCGACGACGACCGCTACACGGAGGTCGCCAACGCGCTCCTCGTCGAGTACGACTCGCTGTACGACGCCTTCGAGGCGGCGGCGATAAGCGGGGACGAGGCCCTCGACGACGTCGACGTCGACGACGACGCCCGCGAGGCGATCGTCGAGGCCGCCCGCGACAACGTCTCCGTGCCGTACGTCGACGTGACCGGCTACGTCGACCTCGAGTCCGCGGCCCCCGACGGCGTCGACGACGTGAAGGCGGCGCTCGAGGCGGCCGAGGGCGACGGCGAGGTCCCCGACGGCGTCGACCTGGAGGTCGGCTACGTCGGCTCGCCCGAGTACCGCATCAAGGTCCGCGCGCCCGACTACAAGACGGCCGAGGACCAGCTGGAGGCGGCCGCGGCCCGCGCCCGCGAGGCGATCGAGGGCCGCGGCGGCGCCGGCGACTTCCACCGCGAGCGCCGCGAGGACGACGAGTAA
- a CDS encoding Zn-ribbon domain-containing OB-fold protein, which produces MSDDGASEDGGDVDLAERTPAPVTDADYDEWLDALAAGEGYALVCPDGHGSLPPRRRCPECGSSPLSREPLDGTGRVETFSVVHVPSPRFADDAPYVTAVVDLGPVRATGVLRGVDPEGDAVEVGLSVDAGVEERATDGEPLVVFRPVDGE; this is translated from the coding sequence ATGAGCGACGACGGCGCGAGCGAGGACGGCGGGGACGTCGACCTCGCGGAGCGAACGCCGGCGCCGGTCACCGACGCCGACTACGACGAGTGGCTCGACGCGCTCGCGGCCGGCGAGGGGTACGCGCTCGTCTGCCCCGACGGCCACGGGTCGCTCCCGCCGCGGCGGCGCTGCCCGGAGTGCGGGTCGAGCCCGCTCTCGCGGGAGCCGCTCGACGGGACGGGGCGGGTCGAGACGTTCAGCGTCGTCCACGTCCCCTCGCCCCGGTTCGCCGACGACGCCCCGTACGTCACCGCGGTCGTCGACCTCGGGCCGGTCCGAGCGACGGGGGTCCTGCGCGGCGTCGACCCCGAAGGCGACGCGGTCGAAGTCGGGCTGTCGGTCGACGCCGGCGTCGAGGAGCGGGCGACGGACGGGGAGCCGCTGGTCGTGTTTCGGCCGGTTGACGGTGAGTAA
- a CDS encoding 30S ribosomal protein S27e, producing MAGSFHRVACGDCENEQVVFGKASSVVSCAVCGTTLATPTGGEAELHGEIVETVEAR from the coding sequence ATGGCGGGAAGCTTCCACCGCGTCGCCTGCGGCGACTGCGAGAACGAACAGGTCGTCTTCGGCAAGGCCTCCTCCGTGGTGTCGTGCGCGGTCTGCGGCACGACGCTCGCGACCCCGACCGGCGGGGAGGCCGAGCTCCACGGCGAGATCGTCGAAACCGTTGAGGCGCGGTAA
- a CDS encoding RNA-protein complex protein Nop10, which yields MKSDIRVCANWETTHDRPVYTLGDRCPECDGPAANSAPAPFSPEDPYGEYRRRARRRRESE from the coding sequence GTGAAATCCGACATCCGCGTCTGCGCGAACTGGGAGACGACCCACGACCGCCCGGTGTACACGCTCGGCGACCGCTGCCCCGAGTGCGACGGCCCGGCCGCGAACAGCGCGCCCGCGCCGTTCAGCCCGGAGGACCCGTACGGAGAGTACCGGCGGCGGGCGCGGCGGCGACGGGAGAGCGAGTAG
- a CDS encoding VOC family protein: MDGTFDHTMIRVEDLEESLDWYQTHLNYEEKGRWEADTFTNVYLGPEDVHEDGALLELTYNHGDHAYEIGDAWGHIAVRVPEDALQESYDQLMDEGVEDYRDPESCGDRYAFVKDPDGHEIEIVKRDYGEKWSIDHTMIRVEDADEALGYWTRKFEYAEQPSGRWEADSFSNYFMAPEDAPKEAMKLELTYNYDGREYTMGDGWGHLCVRVDDLDEAWETLMTREAPDYRDPASCDHNYAFTKDQDGHEIELLVRE; encoded by the coding sequence ATGGACGGAACCTTCGACCACACGATGATCCGCGTCGAGGACTTAGAGGAGAGCCTCGACTGGTACCAGACGCACCTGAACTACGAGGAGAAGGGCCGCTGGGAGGCCGACACGTTCACCAACGTCTACCTCGGCCCCGAGGACGTCCACGAGGACGGCGCGCTGCTGGAGCTCACCTACAACCACGGCGATCACGCGTACGAGATCGGCGACGCGTGGGGCCACATCGCCGTGCGCGTGCCCGAGGACGCGCTCCAGGAGTCGTACGACCAGCTGATGGACGAGGGCGTCGAGGACTACCGCGACCCCGAGTCCTGCGGCGACCGCTACGCGTTCGTGAAGGACCCGGACGGCCACGAGATCGAGATCGTCAAGCGCGACTACGGCGAGAAGTGGAGCATCGACCACACGATGATCCGCGTCGAGGACGCCGACGAGGCGCTCGGCTACTGGACCCGCAAGTTCGAGTACGCGGAGCAGCCGAGTGGCCGCTGGGAGGCCGACAGCTTCTCGAACTACTTCATGGCCCCCGAGGACGCCCCGAAGGAGGCGATGAAGCTGGAGCTCACCTACAACTACGACGGCCGCGAGTACACGATGGGGGACGGCTGGGGCCACCTCTGCGTCCGCGTCGACGACCTCGACGAGGCGTGGGAGACGCTGATGACCCGCGAGGCGCCGGACTACCGCGACCCCGCCTCCTGCGACCACAACTACGCGTTCACGAAGGACCAGGACGGCCACGAGATCGAACTGCTCGTCCGGGAGTAG
- a CDS encoding hybrid sensor histidine kinase/response regulator, producing the protein MTDRIRVLHVDDDADLAEVTGSFLEREDERIAVEAAPNATVGLERLDEGGIDCIVSDHDMPGPNGIEFLERVRERDPDLPFILYTGKGSETVASEAISAGVTDYLQKGGGTEQYEILANRIADAVMKRRAEREAERTRTHLRAITDNSMDAIVTVDADSRIRFANPAVERLFGYAPEELEGEPLSRLMPDRKVERHHEAIDRYLSGGDPTTDWSAVEFPGQHRDGHEVPLSISFGEFEEDGERRFVGIIRDVTERERHRAFVERSSDIVSALDVDGTFQYVSPSVESLLGFEPADLLGEDAFERVHPDDRDRVVEVFRESIAGETTNPTVEYRLERADGDYLWVESVGSNRLDDSGIGGYVVNTRDVSDRKRREEKLSRLREWTRDLNYTRTVEETTGLAVDAVDAIVGAELSGIHLLNDAGDALEPVALAESVPMFFEEQPSYDRDAPPKSRSALVWEAYRGDEPIAIDELSASDRLDEETPAESLVLHPIGDRGLFVISASTANAFTETDVLIAEILANHLEAALDRVDRETRLERLHDATRSLIQAGSREEIAERVVEAAEEVLGFSVTTVRLYDEDAGGLAPVAVSDIAGDLLPPRRVFTPDDGSLNWAAFEAGEPRLYDDIETVDAVDNGTGLRSLLILPVGEYGTISIGETEPDVFDGTDEFLAKILATAAETAFQSEARTERLHRRSAELERQNDRLAEFASVVSHDLRNPLNVAQGRVELARDECDSPHLDAAVGAHERMDGLISDLLTLAREGERVSDTELVALDAVVESCWLNVDTGDATLSVETDLTLHADESRLQQLLENLMRNSVEHGRSRDGTAVSRDDENSETEFSNHSTGGRAEPGDAVGQGGDRVVVAVGALTDGDGFFVADNGPGIPPDERSDVFDVGYSTSREGTGFGLRIVEQVATAHGWDVRITDDPELGGARFEVSGVDVAERAVEE; encoded by the coding sequence ATGACCGACCGGATCCGCGTCCTCCACGTCGACGACGACGCCGACCTCGCCGAGGTGACGGGGTCGTTCCTCGAACGCGAGGACGAGCGGATCGCGGTCGAGGCCGCCCCGAACGCGACGGTCGGGCTGGAGCGGCTCGACGAGGGCGGGATCGACTGTATCGTCTCCGACCACGACATGCCCGGACCCAACGGGATCGAATTCTTGGAGCGGGTCCGCGAGCGCGACCCCGACCTCCCCTTCATCCTGTACACCGGGAAGGGGTCCGAGACGGTCGCCAGCGAGGCGATCTCCGCCGGAGTGACGGACTACCTCCAGAAGGGCGGCGGCACCGAGCAGTACGAGATCCTCGCGAACCGGATCGCCGACGCCGTGATGAAGCGCCGCGCGGAGCGCGAGGCCGAACGGACCCGGACGCACCTCCGCGCGATCACCGACAACTCGATGGACGCGATCGTCACCGTCGACGCCGACAGCAGGATCCGGTTTGCGAACCCCGCCGTCGAACGGCTGTTCGGCTACGCGCCGGAGGAGCTGGAGGGCGAGCCGCTGTCGAGGCTGATGCCGGATCGGAAGGTCGAACGACACCACGAGGCGATCGATCGGTACCTCTCGGGCGGCGACCCGACGACGGACTGGTCCGCCGTCGAGTTCCCGGGGCAGCACCGCGACGGCCACGAGGTGCCGCTGTCGATCTCCTTCGGCGAGTTCGAGGAGGACGGCGAGCGCCGGTTCGTGGGGATCATCCGAGACGTGACGGAGCGCGAGCGACACCGCGCGTTCGTCGAGCGGTCCAGCGACATCGTCTCGGCGCTCGACGTCGACGGGACGTTCCAATACGTGAGCCCGTCGGTCGAGTCGCTGCTCGGCTTCGAGCCCGCGGACCTCCTGGGCGAGGACGCGTTCGAACGCGTGCACCCGGACGACCGCGACCGAGTCGTCGAGGTGTTCCGGGAGTCGATCGCCGGCGAGACGACGAACCCGACCGTCGAGTACCGGCTGGAGCGAGCGGACGGCGACTACCTGTGGGTGGAGTCGGTCGGCAGCAACCGGCTCGACGACAGCGGGATCGGCGGGTACGTCGTCAACACGCGCGACGTCTCCGACCGCAAGCGGCGCGAGGAGAAGCTGTCGCGCCTCCGCGAGTGGACGCGGGACCTCAACTACACCCGGACCGTCGAGGAGACGACGGGGCTGGCGGTCGACGCCGTCGACGCCATCGTCGGCGCCGAGCTGAGCGGGATACACCTGCTGAACGACGCGGGGGACGCGCTCGAACCGGTCGCGCTCGCCGAGTCCGTCCCGATGTTCTTCGAGGAGCAGCCGTCGTACGACCGGGACGCGCCGCCGAAGTCGCGGTCGGCGCTCGTTTGGGAGGCGTACCGCGGCGACGAGCCGATCGCGATCGACGAGCTCTCGGCCTCGGACCGGCTCGACGAGGAGACGCCGGCGGAGAGCCTGGTGCTCCACCCGATCGGCGATCGCGGGCTGTTCGTCATCTCCGCGTCGACGGCGAACGCGTTCACCGAGACCGACGTCCTCATCGCCGAGATACTGGCGAATCACCTGGAGGCCGCCCTCGACCGCGTCGACCGCGAGACGCGCCTGGAGCGGCTTCACGACGCCACGCGGAGCCTGATCCAGGCGGGCTCCCGAGAGGAGATCGCGGAGCGCGTCGTCGAGGCCGCGGAGGAGGTACTCGGGTTCTCCGTGACGACCGTCCGGCTCTACGACGAGGACGCGGGCGGGCTTGCCCCGGTCGCCGTCTCCGACATCGCGGGCGACCTCCTCCCGCCTCGGCGCGTGTTCACGCCCGACGACGGCAGCCTCAACTGGGCGGCGTTCGAGGCGGGGGAGCCGCGGCTGTACGACGACATCGAGACCGTCGACGCCGTCGACAACGGGACGGGGCTCAGGAGCCTGCTGATCCTCCCGGTCGGCGAGTACGGGACGATCTCGATCGGGGAGACCGAGCCGGACGTGTTCGACGGCACCGACGAGTTCCTCGCGAAGATACTCGCGACCGCGGCGGAGACGGCGTTCCAGTCGGAGGCTCGGACCGAACGACTCCACCGGCGGAGCGCCGAACTGGAGCGGCAGAACGACCGGCTCGCGGAGTTCGCCAGCGTCGTCTCCCACGACCTCCGGAACCCGCTCAACGTGGCGCAGGGGCGGGTGGAGCTGGCCCGCGACGAGTGCGACTCGCCGCACCTCGACGCCGCCGTCGGCGCCCACGAGCGGATGGACGGCCTGATCAGCGACCTGCTCACGCTCGCTCGCGAGGGCGAGCGCGTGAGCGACACGGAGCTCGTCGCGCTCGACGCCGTCGTCGAGTCCTGCTGGCTGAACGTCGACACCGGGGACGCGACGCTCTCGGTCGAGACCGACCTCACGCTGCACGCCGACGAGAGCCGCCTGCAACAGCTATTGGAGAACCTGATGCGCAACAGCGTGGAACACGGTCGTTCGAGAGACGGCACCGCCGTCTCTCGTGATGACGAAAACTCCGAGACGGAGTTTTCGAACCATTCCACGGGCGGCCGGGCGGAGCCCGGCGACGCCGTCGGTCAGGGCGGCGACCGCGTCGTCGTCGCGGTCGGCGCCCTGACCGACGGCGACGGGTTCTTCGTCGCCGACAACGGGCCCGGAATCCCGCCCGACGAGCGGTCCGACGTGTTCGACGTCGGCTACTCGACCTCGCGGGAGGGGACGGGGTTCGGCCTCCGGATCGTCGAGCAGGTGGCGACCGCGCACGGCTGGGACGTGCGGATCACGGACGACCCCGAGCTCGGCGGCGCCCGGTTCGAGGTGAGCGGCGTCGACGTCGCGGAGCGAGCGGTCGAAGAGTAG
- a CDS encoding thiolase domain-containing protein: MTDARVAGVGLTRFGSHADRAGRDLFATAAERAFEDAGVPRGDVEELNYGNFMGALAEHQGHQAPLMAEAAGVRCPATRYESACASAGVAVREAVRTVAAGDADVVLAGGMERMTNLPTAEVTEGLAMAADDLFEVRSGVTFPGAYALMATAYFEAYGGERRDLAHVASKNHANAVPNEYAQYRREVSVDDAMDAPPVAEPLHLYDACPITDGASALVIVSPEYAAEHDVDAPVAVTGTGQGTDRMALGDREHLARTPAADDAAEAAYAAAGVEADDVDVAEVHDCFTIAEVLATESLGLFEVGEGIAAAREGITTADGDLPVNLSGGLKAKGHPVGATGGSQIAELTRLLRGDHPNSEHVPDAEVGVAHNAGGTVASAVVHVLEVAE; encoded by the coding sequence ATGACCGACGCACGCGTCGCCGGAGTCGGGCTCACGCGCTTCGGGAGCCACGCGGACCGCGCGGGACGCGACCTCTTCGCGACGGCCGCGGAGCGCGCGTTCGAGGACGCCGGCGTCCCGCGAGGGGACGTCGAGGAGCTGAACTACGGGAACTTCATGGGCGCGCTCGCGGAGCACCAGGGCCACCAGGCGCCGCTGATGGCCGAGGCCGCGGGCGTGCGCTGCCCCGCGACCCGGTACGAGTCGGCGTGCGCCTCCGCGGGCGTCGCGGTCCGCGAGGCCGTTCGGACCGTCGCCGCGGGCGACGCCGACGTCGTCCTCGCCGGGGGGATGGAACGCATGACGAACCTGCCGACCGCCGAGGTGACGGAGGGGCTCGCGATGGCCGCCGACGACCTGTTCGAGGTGCGGTCGGGCGTCACCTTCCCCGGCGCCTACGCGCTGATGGCGACCGCCTACTTCGAGGCGTACGGCGGCGAGCGGCGGGACCTGGCTCACGTCGCCTCGAAGAACCACGCGAACGCGGTCCCGAACGAGTACGCCCAGTACCGCCGGGAGGTGTCCGTCGACGACGCGATGGACGCGCCGCCGGTCGCCGAGCCGCTCCACCTCTACGACGCCTGCCCGATCACCGACGGCGCGAGCGCCCTGGTGATCGTCTCCCCCGAGTACGCCGCCGAACACGACGTGGACGCCCCCGTCGCGGTGACGGGCACCGGACAGGGGACCGACCGGATGGCGCTCGGCGACCGCGAGCACCTCGCGCGCACGCCGGCCGCCGACGACGCCGCCGAGGCGGCATACGCGGCCGCCGGCGTGGAGGCCGACGACGTGGACGTCGCGGAGGTCCACGACTGCTTCACCATCGCCGAGGTGCTCGCCACGGAGTCGCTCGGCCTCTTCGAGGTCGGCGAGGGGATCGCCGCCGCCCGCGAGGGGATCACGACCGCCGACGGCGACCTCCCGGTGAACCTCTCGGGCGGCCTGAAGGCGAAGGGGCACCCGGTCGGCGCGACCGGCGGGTCGCAGATCGCCGAGCTGACGCGGCTGCTCCGCGGCGACCACCCGAACAGCGAGCACGTCCCGGACGCCGAGGTCGGCGTCGCGCACAACGCGGGAGGCACCGTCGCCAGCGCGGTCGTCCACGTGCTGGAGGTGGCGGAATGA
- a CDS encoding 50S ribosomal protein L44e, with the protein MEMPRRFNTYCPHCDSHQEHEVEKVRSGRATGMKRDARQRRRALATIGNAGGYSKVPGGDKPTKKTHLKYRCGDCGKAHMREGWRAGRLTFQE; encoded by the coding sequence ATGGAGATGCCACGTCGTTTCAACACGTACTGTCCGCACTGTGACTCCCACCAGGAGCACGAGGTGGAGAAGGTTCGATCGGGTCGGGCGACCGGAATGAAGCGGGACGCGCGCCAGCGACGCCGCGCGCTCGCGACGATCGGCAACGCCGGCGGGTACTCGAAGGTGCCCGGTGGCGACAAGCCGACCAAGAAGACCCACCTGAAGTACCGCTGCGGCGACTGCGGCAAGGCCCACATGCGCGAGGGATGGCGCGCCGGCCGGCTCACGTTCCAGGAGTAA
- a CDS encoding cyclase family protein, translating to MFRDLSRPIETGMPVYPGDPAVTLAPDATHEADGYATSELRTGTHVGTHVDAPRHTLSAGATVDEVDPGRFAFDARLVDLRPLEPREAITAEALSEALGGETDAVEEEIDAVDAEVDLLVCRTGWAAHWGTERYRDHPYLTEAAAARCSDRGVGVGLDAFGPDPTPTAAETDVAAASDEPDGTPAHDVLLKDDLPIVENLCGLDGLPARFRLYAFPLRLRDGDGSPVRAVAEWEA from the coding sequence GTGTTCCGCGACCTCTCCCGCCCGATCGAGACGGGGATGCCGGTCTACCCCGGCGACCCCGCGGTGACGCTCGCGCCCGACGCGACCCACGAGGCCGACGGCTACGCGACGAGCGAGCTCCGGACCGGCACCCACGTCGGGACCCACGTCGACGCGCCGCGCCACACGCTCTCGGCGGGGGCGACGGTCGACGAGGTCGACCCCGGCCGGTTCGCGTTCGACGCCCGCCTCGTCGACCTCCGACCGCTGGAGCCGCGGGAGGCGATCACGGCGGAGGCGCTGTCGGAGGCGCTCGGAGGCGAAACCGACGCGGTCGAGGAGGAGATCGACGCGGTCGACGCCGAGGTCGATCTCCTCGTCTGCCGCACCGGCTGGGCCGCACACTGGGGGACCGAACGGTACCGCGACCACCCGTACCTGACCGAGGCGGCCGCGGCGCGGTGCAGCGACCGGGGCGTCGGCGTCGGACTCGACGCGTTCGGGCCGGACCCGACGCCGACCGCGGCGGAGACCGACGTCGCGGCCGCGAGCGACGAACCCGACGGCACCCCCGCGCACGATGTCCTGTTAAAAGACGACCTCCCGATCGTCGAGAACCTGTGCGGGCTCGACGGGCTACCGGCGCGGTTCCGGCTGTACGCGTTTCCGCTCCGCCTGCGGGACGGAGACGGATCACCGGTTCGGGCCGTCGCGGAGTGGGAGGCGTGA
- a CDS encoding S9 family peptidase, with translation MSALPLDAYYDLTQIGEVTASPSGDRVAFTATEYDQREDEAMTSLFVVPTDGSREPHRLTSASGASAPAWGPEGDRLAFVAARDRDAERRVGWRDREEEAAEEEPDGEADDETDGDGEDGDASAGDDEPKPQVWLFDLALGGDARQVTERDEGVADFDWSPAGDRLVIESRDPTDEEADYLDQVREEGGPIETTRLQHKVNGVGWTDDVTPYLFVVDLDDPESDPRRLDDAYGGGAFQDVTGMDPHWGETGRIAFTSCRLDRPDDTTVRDAYAVSPEGGDAERLTGGDLSHGTPTWRPGSDELATVAGDPADPPAPAEVYLVDGEGGSEIVTSLTADLDRTVARGGEPVWVDSAIYVPIADESHTRLARVETDGSVERVFAAQGRDRALAGFDVSADGSTAVAVLSGPTAGTDLYSVDVDDLDSETEPGSFRRLTAVNDSLIDEFAMPEATRIEWECDGWTLDGVVYHGSDTDPAEGDHPLVVAIHGGPMSYDEPVFSFAHAALTSRGYLVFRPNYRGGTSRGRAFTAELTGAWGTAEVDDIAAGVASLAERGWVDPDRVFGHGFSYGGIAQGFLVTRKPELFAAAAPEHGIYDLRSAFGTDDTHTWFEAEYGLPWEDPEAYDAATAILDAGNIETPLLVMAGGEDWRCPPSQSEQLYVAARKQGIDAELVVYPDEHHNIGDPDRAIHRLEKILDWYETHDPAIEGGD, from the coding sequence ATGTCTGCACTCCCGCTCGACGCCTACTACGACCTGACGCAGATCGGCGAGGTCACCGCCTCTCCCTCCGGCGACCGCGTCGCCTTCACCGCCACCGAGTACGACCAGCGCGAGGACGAGGCCATGACTTCGCTGTTCGTCGTCCCGACCGACGGCTCCCGCGAGCCGCACCGCCTGACGAGCGCGTCCGGCGCCTCCGCGCCGGCGTGGGGCCCCGAGGGCGACCGCCTCGCGTTCGTGGCCGCCCGCGACCGCGACGCCGAGCGGCGGGTCGGATGGCGGGACCGGGAGGAGGAGGCTGCTGAGGAAGAACCGGACGGAGAAGCGGATGACGAGACCGACGGGGACGGCGAGGACGGAGATGCGTCCGCCGGCGACGACGAGCCCAAGCCGCAGGTGTGGCTGTTCGACCTCGCTCTCGGCGGCGACGCCCGGCAGGTCACCGAGCGCGACGAGGGCGTCGCCGACTTCGACTGGTCGCCCGCGGGCGACCGGCTGGTGATCGAGTCGCGCGACCCGACCGACGAGGAGGCCGACTACCTCGATCAGGTCCGCGAGGAGGGGGGACCGATCGAGACGACCCGGCTCCAGCACAAGGTGAACGGCGTCGGCTGGACCGACGACGTGACGCCGTACCTGTTCGTCGTCGACCTCGACGACCCCGAGAGCGATCCCCGCCGCCTCGACGACGCGTACGGCGGGGGCGCCTTCCAAGACGTGACTGGAATGGACCCGCACTGGGGCGAGACGGGTCGGATCGCGTTCACCTCTTGTCGGCTGGACCGCCCGGACGACACAACCGTCCGCGACGCGTACGCGGTGTCGCCCGAGGGCGGCGACGCCGAGCGGCTCACCGGCGGCGACCTGAGCCACGGGACCCCGACGTGGCGCCCGGGAAGCGACGAGCTGGCGACCGTCGCGGGCGACCCCGCCGACCCGCCCGCGCCGGCCGAGGTGTATCTCGTCGACGGCGAGGGAGGTTCTGAGATCGTCACCTCCCTCACCGCCGACCTCGATCGGACGGTCGCCCGCGGCGGAGAGCCGGTCTGGGTCGACAGCGCGATCTACGTCCCGATCGCCGACGAGAGCCACACGCGGCTGGCCCGCGTGGAGACCGACGGCTCCGTCGAACGGGTCTTCGCGGCGCAGGGACGCGACCGCGCCCTCGCCGGCTTCGACGTCTCGGCCGACGGGTCGACGGCGGTGGCGGTCCTCTCGGGCCCGACCGCGGGGACCGACCTCTACTCGGTCGACGTCGACGACCTCGATTCGGAGACGGAACCGGGCTCGTTCCGACGGCTCACCGCGGTCAACGACTCCCTCATCGACGAGTTCGCGATGCCCGAGGCGACGCGCATCGAGTGGGAGTGCGACGGCTGGACGCTCGACGGCGTCGTCTACCACGGCTCCGACACCGACCCGGCCGAGGGGGACCACCCGCTCGTGGTCGCGATCCACGGCGGCCCGATGTCGTACGACGAGCCCGTGTTCAGCTTCGCGCACGCCGCGCTGACGAGTCGCGGATACCTCGTTTTCCGGCCGAACTACCGCGGCGGCACCTCCCGCGGCCGGGCGTTCACCGCCGAACTGACGGGCGCGTGGGGGACCGCCGAGGTCGACGACATCGCGGCGGGCGTCGCGTCGCTCGCCGAGCGCGGCTGGGTCGACCCCGACCGCGTGTTCGGTCACGGCTTCTCGTACGGGGGGATCGCGCAGGGGTTCCTCGTCACGCGGAAGCCGGAGCTGTTCGCGGCGGCGGCGCCGGAACACGGCATCTACGACCTCCGTTCGGCGTTCGGCACCGACGACACGCACACGTGGTTCGAGGCGGAGTACGGCCTCCCGTGGGAGGACCCGGAGGCGTACGACGCGGCGACCGCGATCCTCGACGCCGGGAACATCGAGACGCCCCTGCTCGTGATGGCCGGCGGCGAGGACTGGCGGTGTCCGCCCTCCCAGTCCGAGCAGCTGTACGTCGCGGCCCGGAAGCAGGGGATCGACGCGGAGCTCGTCGTCTACCCGGACGAGCACCACAACATCGGCGACCCGGACCGGGCGATCCACCGGTTAGAGAAGATCCTCGACTGGTACGAGACGCACGACCCGGCGATCGAGGGCGGCGACTGA
- a CDS encoding proteasome assembly chaperone family protein has protein sequence MDDIEIDEVATPELDDPVLIEGLPGVGHVGKLAAEHLLEEFDGELVRRVYTTEFPPQVNVDGDGVAELTCAEFHAVETDGADLLVLTGDHQAGSNKGHYTLTTTFLDVAEEFGATRAYALGGVPTGELVEEYTVLGAVSDADLVDGLEDAGVEFRPDEPAGGIVGVSGLVLGLGGRRGFDAACLMGETSGYLVDPKSARAVLEVLEAVLDFSVGYESLEDRAEEMEEVVGKIREMQDGPAVPDDDLRYIG, from the coding sequence ATGGACGACATCGAGATCGACGAGGTCGCGACGCCGGAGCTCGACGACCCGGTGCTCATCGAGGGGCTTCCGGGCGTCGGCCACGTGGGGAAGCTGGCGGCGGAGCACCTGTTGGAGGAGTTCGACGGCGAGCTGGTCCGCCGCGTGTACACCACGGAGTTCCCGCCGCAGGTGAACGTCGACGGCGACGGCGTCGCGGAGCTGACCTGCGCCGAGTTCCACGCCGTCGAGACCGACGGCGCCGACCTGCTCGTGTTGACCGGGGACCACCAGGCCGGCTCGAACAAGGGCCACTACACGCTCACGACGACGTTCCTCGACGTCGCCGAGGAGTTCGGCGCGACGCGCGCGTACGCGCTCGGCGGCGTCCCGACCGGCGAGCTCGTCGAGGAGTACACCGTGCTCGGCGCGGTGTCCGACGCAGACCTCGTCGACGGGCTGGAGGACGCCGGCGTCGAGTTCCGGCCCGACGAGCCGGCCGGCGGGATCGTCGGCGTCTCCGGGCTGGTGCTCGGGCTCGGCGGGCGCCGCGGCTTCGACGCCGCCTGCCTCATGGGCGAGACGAGCGGCTACCTCGTCGACCCCAAGAGCGCCCGCGCGGTGCTGGAAGTCCTCGAGGCGGTCCTCGACTTCTCGGTCGGCTACGAGAGCCTGGAGGACCGCGCCGAGGAGATGGAGGAGGTCGTCGGCAAGATCCGCGAGATGCAGGACGGCCCCGCGGTGCCGGACGACGACCTGCGGTACATCGGGTAG